The Microbulbifer hydrolyticus genome has a segment encoding these proteins:
- a CDS encoding PilT/PilU family type 4a pilus ATPase, which yields MEIERLLQLVTEKGASDLFITAGVPASIKLHGKIAPVSTSPLTPEKAREMVVSIMNDRQKKEFAENKELNFAISVRNVGRFRVSAFFQRNLVGMVLRRIETKIPTIDGLGLPEQLKELAMTKRGLIIFVGATGTGKSTSLASMIGHRNENSKGHIISIEDPIEFIHQHRGCIVTQREVGLDTESFETALKNTLRQAPDVILIGEVRSRETMDHAIAFAETGHLCLCTLHANNANQALDRIIHFFPADRHQQLWMDLSLNLQAMVAQQLVPTPDGDGRRACLEIMINTPLMSDLIRKGEVHKMKELMKRSTEQGMQTFDQALYELYDRGEITYEDALAHADSANDLRLMIKLKSESDAEYLNSAADELSLASDTDSGGGPQIY from the coding sequence ATGGAAATCGAACGACTCCTACAATTGGTCACCGAGAAAGGCGCGTCCGACCTGTTCATCACCGCCGGTGTGCCCGCCTCCATCAAGCTCCACGGCAAGATCGCCCCTGTCAGCACCTCGCCTCTGACCCCGGAAAAAGCCCGGGAAATGGTCGTCAGCATCATGAACGACCGTCAGAAGAAAGAGTTCGCCGAGAACAAGGAGCTCAACTTCGCTATCTCCGTGCGCAACGTTGGCCGCTTCCGGGTATCCGCCTTCTTCCAGCGCAACCTGGTCGGCATGGTGCTGCGTCGGATCGAGACCAAGATCCCGACCATCGACGGACTCGGCCTGCCCGAGCAGCTGAAAGAACTGGCCATGACCAAGCGCGGCCTGATCATTTTTGTGGGCGCGACCGGTACCGGTAAATCCACCTCGCTCGCTTCCATGATTGGCCACCGCAATGAAAACTCGAAGGGTCACATCATCTCCATCGAAGACCCGATCGAATTCATTCACCAGCACCGCGGCTGTATCGTGACCCAGCGTGAGGTCGGCCTCGACACCGAATCGTTTGAGACCGCACTGAAAAACACCCTGCGTCAGGCGCCCGACGTTATCCTCATTGGTGAGGTGCGCTCCCGCGAGACCATGGACCACGCCATCGCCTTCGCCGAAACCGGCCACCTGTGCCTGTGTACCCTGCACGCCAACAACGCCAACCAGGCGCTGGACCGGATCATCCACTTCTTCCCCGCTGACCGTCACCAGCAACTGTGGATGGACCTGTCCCTCAACCTCCAGGCCATGGTCGCGCAGCAGCTGGTACCCACGCCGGACGGCGACGGCCGCCGTGCCTGTCTCGAAATCATGATCAACACCCCGCTGATGTCGGACCTGATCCGCAAGGGCGAGGTGCACAAAATGAAGGAGCTGATGAAACGCTCCACCGAACAGGGCATGCAGACCTTTGACCAGGCACTGTACGAACTCTACGACCGCGGCGAAATCACCTACGAAGACGCCCTCGCCCACGCCGACTCCGCCAACGACCTGCGCCTGATGATCAAGCTCAAGTCCGAATCCGACGCCGAGTACCTCAACAGCGCCGCCGACGAACTGAGCCTCGCCAGCGATACCGATAGTGGCGGCGGTCCGCAGATTTACTGA
- the proC gene encoding pyrroline-5-carboxylate reductase: MSDQKMVFIGGAGNMAGAVIGGMVASGYPVDKIVATGRNQDKLKDFCSRTGVHGSTDNLAAIQNADVVVLSVKPQVMKALCETIASEVSARKPLVITLAAGIPLAAYQRWLGPGVPIVRAMPNTPALVGTGVTGLYAGEGVTNEHKSVATQMADAVGIAQWVEAESGIDQVIAVSGSGPAYYFQFMESMIDAAEKAGMDRADAERLTLQTALGAAKLAVAADVDVAQLKRNVMSPNGTTERAIKRFQEGGLPQLVEQAMGDCAARAAEMAKELDK, from the coding sequence ATGTCTGATCAAAAAATGGTCTTTATCGGCGGTGCCGGCAATATGGCCGGTGCGGTGATCGGCGGTATGGTGGCCAGCGGCTACCCTGTGGATAAGATCGTCGCCACTGGCCGCAACCAGGACAAGCTCAAGGATTTCTGCAGCCGCACCGGCGTGCACGGCAGCACCGACAACCTGGCGGCGATCCAGAATGCAGATGTCGTCGTACTCTCGGTAAAGCCGCAGGTCATGAAGGCGCTGTGCGAAACCATCGCCAGTGAAGTGAGTGCCCGCAAACCCCTGGTGATCACACTGGCGGCAGGCATTCCGCTCGCGGCTTACCAGCGCTGGCTGGGGCCGGGCGTCCCCATCGTGCGCGCCATGCCCAATACCCCGGCGCTGGTAGGTACCGGTGTTACCGGTCTGTATGCGGGCGAGGGGGTGACCAATGAACACAAGTCCGTTGCCACGCAGATGGCGGATGCGGTGGGTATCGCGCAGTGGGTGGAAGCGGAATCGGGCATTGACCAGGTTATTGCTGTATCCGGCTCCGGCCCGGCGTACTATTTTCAGTTTATGGAATCCATGATCGACGCGGCGGAGAAGGCCGGCATGGATCGCGCCGACGCCGAGCGTCTTACCTTGCAAACCGCACTGGGCGCGGCGAAACTTGCGGTGGCGGCGGATGTGGATGTGGCGCAACTGAAACGCAACGTCATGTCTCCCAATGGCACCACCGAGCGGGCGATCAAACGCTTTCAGGAGGGCGGGCTGCCGCAACTGGTGGAGCAGGCCATGGGTGATTGTGCCGCGCGTGCGGCCGAGATGGCTAAAGAACTCGATAAATAA
- a CDS encoding YggS family pyridoxal phosphate-dependent enzyme, translating to MRKGSIAENLNSVAERIVTACRSCDRQADSVTLLAVSKTRPAADLRVAYDAGQRHFGENYLQEALDKQAELRDCDIIWHFIGPLQSNKTRDVAGHFHWMHTVERLKIARRLSEQRPADMPPLNLCLQVNIDGEDSKSGVTPEKLPELAAAVAALPNLTLRGLMAIPAPRGANDDQRTPFIQLARLLEELKAQLPDQPLDTLSMGMSGDMEAAIFSGATIVRIGTDIFGARK from the coding sequence ATGCGCAAAGGGTCGATCGCCGAAAACCTCAATTCCGTTGCTGAGCGGATTGTCACAGCCTGTCGCAGTTGTGACCGACAAGCCGATTCCGTCACGCTGCTGGCGGTATCCAAAACGCGCCCGGCCGCGGACCTGCGGGTGGCGTATGACGCGGGGCAGCGCCATTTTGGTGAAAACTACCTGCAGGAGGCGCTGGACAAGCAGGCCGAGCTGCGGGATTGCGACATCATCTGGCACTTCATCGGGCCCCTGCAGTCCAACAAAACCCGGGATGTGGCGGGGCACTTTCACTGGATGCACACGGTGGAACGGCTAAAAATCGCCCGTCGCCTGTCGGAACAGCGCCCGGCGGACATGCCGCCGCTGAACCTGTGCCTGCAGGTGAATATTGACGGAGAGGACAGTAAATCCGGTGTCACTCCGGAAAAACTGCCGGAGCTGGCCGCCGCGGTGGCGGCGCTGCCGAACCTGACTTTACGCGGGTTGATGGCGATTCCCGCGCCCCGTGGGGCGAATGACGACCAGCGTACACCTTTTATACAGCTGGCCAGGCTGCTCGAAGAACTGAAAGCACAGCTGCCGGATCAGCCCCTGGATACACTGTCCATGGGAATGTCCGGCGATATGGAGGCGGCGATTTTCAGCGGCGCCACGATCGTACGCATCGGCACCGATATCTTTGGTGCCAGAAAATAA
- a CDS encoding LytR/AlgR family response regulator transcription factor, translating to MSAAERPLGVLVVDDEPLARARLARQLQSIDGCQLLGEAADGESALQQLDSLDPDLLLLDIEMPGENGLQLATQITNRPNPPAIIFCTAHDEFALPAFAVAPSGYLLKPVSVEQLAQAIAQARRLSKPQRQILHAEAPRTSHAGGRRQIKAVSRRGVQLLDVDDIRCFVAEDKYVIAHHSGGETVLDESLKELEAEFGERFVRVHRSAIVAVEYITGLQKHSGGYVVTLSGTAQTPPVSRRLQGNIKSLLEEMA from the coding sequence ATGAGCGCCGCTGAACGTCCACTGGGGGTGCTTGTCGTCGACGACGAGCCACTGGCGCGGGCCAGACTGGCCCGACAGTTGCAGTCTATTGATGGTTGCCAACTGCTGGGAGAAGCTGCCGATGGGGAAAGCGCATTACAACAGCTGGATTCACTCGACCCGGACCTGTTGTTATTGGATATCGAAATGCCCGGAGAAAACGGGCTCCAACTCGCGACCCAGATCACCAACCGACCCAACCCGCCTGCGATCATTTTCTGCACCGCCCACGACGAGTTTGCGCTCCCTGCCTTTGCGGTTGCTCCATCGGGTTACCTGCTCAAGCCCGTCAGTGTGGAACAGCTGGCACAGGCGATTGCCCAGGCGAGAAGACTGAGCAAGCCGCAGCGGCAAATTCTGCACGCGGAAGCCCCTCGCACATCACACGCCGGTGGCCGCCGCCAGATAAAGGCGGTGAGCCGCCGCGGTGTGCAGCTATTGGATGTGGATGACATCCGCTGCTTTGTCGCCGAAGACAAGTACGTCATCGCCCACCACAGTGGCGGTGAGACCGTACTCGACGAGTCCCTGAAAGAACTGGAAGCGGAGTTTGGCGAGCGCTTTGTGCGCGTGCACCGCAGCGCCATTGTGGCCGTCGAATACATTACCGGGCTGCAAAAACACAGCGGGGGCTATGTGGTGACACTGAGTGGCACGGCACAGACGCCCCCGGTTTCACGCCGCTTGCAGGGCAACATCAAATCCCTGCTGGAAGAGATGGCCTAG
- a CDS encoding Arc family DNA-binding protein, whose amino-acid sequence MAKKKAFPLRINEQVLAAMQRWADDDLRSLNAQIEYVLRDALVQSGRVKLVQKVVTEVQEKDGDSGES is encoded by the coding sequence ATGGCAAAAAAGAAAGCGTTTCCACTGAGAATCAACGAGCAGGTGCTGGCGGCAATGCAGCGCTGGGCGGACGACGACCTGCGCAGCCTGAATGCGCAGATCGAATATGTGCTGCGCGATGCACTGGTACAGTCTGGTCGGGTGAAGCTGGTGCAGAAGGTGGTGACGGAGGTTCAGGAGAAAGACGGGGACTCCGGAGAGTCCTGA
- the argH gene encoding argininosuccinate lyase — protein MSNDNSSANNPAAKLWGGRFSEATDAFVERFTASVMFDQRMALEDIQGSLAHAQMLSEVGVLTADEFQQIEGGLKDIAEEIQAGEFPWSVELEDVHMNIEARLTQRIGATGKKLHTGRSRNDQVATDIRLWLRNRIDLIAAELTRLQTGLVDLAEREADTIMPGFTHLQSAQPVTFGHHLLAWNEMLTRDYERLMDCRKRVNRSPLGAAALAGTSYPINRARTAELLGFDAPTENSLDSVSDRDFAIEFCAFAALLLTHLSRASEELVLWTSSQFNFIDLPDRFCTGSSIMPQKKNPDVPELVRGKTGRVNGHLIALLTLMKSQPLAYNKDNQEDKEPLYDAADTALDCLRAFADMAPALKPKKENMLAAAGKGFSTATDLADYLVRKGVAFRDAHEIVGQSVAFAIDKDCDLADLSLAELQKFSDTIGDDVFDVLTLEGSVAARDHIGGTAPNQVRAACERARKLIASR, from the coding sequence ATGAGCAACGATAACTCCTCCGCAAACAATCCCGCAGCCAAGCTCTGGGGCGGCCGCTTCAGTGAAGCCACCGATGCGTTCGTGGAGCGCTTTACCGCCTCGGTGATGTTCGACCAGCGTATGGCACTGGAAGACATCCAGGGCTCCCTGGCCCACGCGCAGATGCTGTCGGAAGTGGGCGTGCTGACCGCAGACGAGTTCCAACAGATCGAGGGCGGCCTCAAGGACATCGCCGAAGAGATCCAGGCCGGCGAATTCCCGTGGTCGGTGGAGCTCGAAGATGTGCACATGAACATCGAGGCGCGCCTGACCCAGCGTATCGGCGCCACCGGCAAGAAGCTGCACACCGGCCGCTCGCGCAACGACCAGGTGGCAACCGATATCCGCCTGTGGCTGCGCAACCGCATCGACCTGATTGCCGCCGAGCTGACCCGCCTGCAGACCGGTCTGGTGGACCTTGCCGAGAGAGAAGCCGACACCATCATGCCCGGTTTCACCCACCTGCAGAGTGCACAGCCGGTCACCTTCGGCCATCACCTGCTGGCCTGGAACGAGATGCTGACCCGCGACTACGAGCGCCTGATGGACTGCCGCAAGCGCGTCAACCGCTCGCCCCTGGGCGCCGCGGCCCTGGCCGGTACCAGCTACCCGATCAACCGCGCGCGCACCGCGGAACTGCTGGGCTTCGATGCCCCCACCGAGAACTCGCTGGACTCTGTGAGTGACCGCGACTTCGCCATCGAGTTCTGCGCCTTCGCGGCGCTGCTGCTGACCCACCTGAGTCGCGCCAGCGAGGAGCTGGTGCTGTGGACCTCCAGCCAGTTCAACTTTATCGACCTGCCGGACCGTTTCTGTACCGGTTCCTCGATCATGCCGCAAAAGAAAAACCCGGACGTGCCGGAACTGGTGCGCGGCAAGACCGGCCGTGTCAACGGCCACCTGATCGCCCTGCTCACCCTGATGAAGAGCCAGCCGCTGGCCTACAACAAGGACAATCAGGAAGACAAGGAGCCGCTGTACGATGCCGCCGACACCGCACTCGACTGCCTGCGCGCCTTCGCCGACATGGCCCCGGCATTGAAGCCGAAGAAAGAAAACATGCTCGCCGCCGCCGGCAAGGGCTTCTCCACCGCCACCGACCTCGCCGACTACCTGGTGCGCAAGGGCGTGGCCTTCCGCGATGCCCACGAGATCGTCGGCCAGTCCGTGGCCTTCGCCATCGACAAGGACTGCGACCTCGCCGACCTGAGCCTCGCGGAACTGCAGAAGTTCTCCGACACGATCGGCGATGACGTGTTCGACGTGTTGACGCTCGAGGGCTCCGTGGCCGCCCGCGACCATATCGGTGGCACCGCGCCGAACCAGGTGCGCGCGGCGTGTGAGCGCGCGCGCAAGCTGATTGCGTCCCGCTAA
- a CDS encoding glycerophosphodiester phosphodiesterase family protein, translating to MRKYLMLGITAFVIAIYLTNASWLAEKRSGKPTLISHRGVYQTYDRKNLGRDDCTAIRVYEPEHEYLENTLASMQAAFDYGADIVEIDVHPTTDGEFAVFHDWTLDCRTEGKGTTRDHPMSYLKTLDIGYGYTPDGGNTFPFRGKGIGLMPTLEEVYRTFPGKRFLINIKSGRPKEAVQLDKYLRQRQLPPSGPLMVYGSERVMEKMRELRPDVWSFSRESVKNCSYRYLLLGWTGYVPDACRNGAVVAPNTWQWALWGWPDRFMQRMDDAGALVMELDFAGRGRGMHGIYKPHDLDFLPGDYRGALWVEKIEVIGPLAKTKFGTEK from the coding sequence ATGCGCAAATACCTGATGCTCGGCATCACCGCCTTCGTCATTGCCATCTACCTCACCAACGCCTCCTGGCTCGCAGAGAAACGTAGCGGAAAACCAACATTGATATCCCATCGCGGCGTTTACCAGACCTACGACCGCAAAAACCTTGGGCGCGACGATTGCACCGCGATCCGCGTTTACGAACCCGAGCACGAATACCTGGAAAATACCCTCGCCTCCATGCAGGCGGCCTTCGACTATGGAGCAGATATCGTCGAGATCGATGTGCACCCCACCACCGATGGCGAATTTGCCGTATTCCACGACTGGACCCTGGATTGCCGCACCGAGGGCAAAGGCACCACCCGCGATCACCCGATGAGCTACCTCAAGACGCTGGATATCGGCTATGGCTACACCCCGGATGGCGGCAACACCTTTCCGTTCAGGGGCAAGGGCATTGGGCTGATGCCGACACTGGAAGAGGTATATCGGACATTTCCCGGCAAACGGTTTCTGATCAACATTAAAAGTGGTCGCCCCAAAGAGGCCGTACAGCTGGATAAATACCTGCGCCAACGGCAACTGCCGCCGAGCGGCCCGCTCATGGTGTATGGCAGCGAAAGGGTGATGGAAAAGATGCGCGAACTGCGCCCGGACGTGTGGAGCTTCAGCCGTGAGAGCGTAAAAAACTGTAGCTACCGCTACCTGTTACTGGGATGGACCGGATACGTGCCGGACGCCTGCCGCAACGGCGCCGTGGTTGCACCGAATACCTGGCAGTGGGCGCTGTGGGGCTGGCCGGATCGATTTATGCAGCGCATGGACGACGCCGGCGCACTGGTAATGGAGCTGGATTTTGCCGGGCGTGGGCGTGGCATGCACGGCATTTACAAACCCCACGATCTGGATTTTCTGCCGGGGGATTATCGCGGGGCGCTGTGGGTAGAGAAAATCGAAGTGATAGGCCCACTTGCAAAAACGAAATTCGGAACCGAAAAGTAG
- a CDS encoding amidohydrolase, with the protein MLIKKLQEIAFVIAVASLFIGCNDSSYADRIFVNGNILTLDEKNSTASALATTDGKILAVGTDAEIQALITDDTDVVDLDGKTLLPGFIAAHEHPAISAVFRNFLDLSGFTHGTAAEAWRALEAEVAQTPAGEWIYAKGLDPVLLAGLAMPTRSQLDQIAPDNPLFILAQSMHTAWVNSAALSAMEIDESSPVPGEGSYYGRDENGRLNGILVEKPALEPFIASHKNPLKVTAAYEAELDDLRSAGYTSVASLGFNVPAWLAKWASSDDLQPRIRQFFYYRGENLTRLEGSPKKESDYFRVLGAKFWYDGSPYSGSMVVDQPYQDSDLSKQLGIAHGSHGEPVIGAGEFRAQLHAHHQRGWQTATHVQGDRAAREFLQILEKEFDSLSPAGRQQFIARRHRLEHGLLLKKSQLPALNKLGVTPSFHINHLYYYGDALNGQLLGAQRAQSVLPVKTAFELGMHPTLHADSPMFPADPFSLMQTAITRSTRTGTVLGADEALTPIQALRAMTINGAWQLGMEKEIGSLETGKWADLVIVDRNPLQTPVARWRDIQVVRSMIGGRD; encoded by the coding sequence ATGTTGATCAAGAAACTTCAAGAAATAGCATTCGTCATCGCAGTGGCTTCGCTATTCATTGGCTGCAACGATTCCAGCTACGCAGACCGTATCTTCGTCAACGGCAACATTCTTACGCTGGACGAAAAAAATTCTACGGCAAGCGCGCTCGCCACAACCGATGGAAAGATTTTAGCGGTGGGGACTGACGCCGAGATACAGGCGCTCATCACTGACGACACCGATGTAGTCGACCTCGATGGAAAGACTCTGCTGCCCGGATTTATCGCCGCCCATGAACACCCGGCGATCAGCGCGGTGTTTCGGAATTTTCTCGACCTGAGTGGTTTTACCCACGGCACAGCTGCAGAGGCGTGGCGCGCACTGGAGGCGGAGGTAGCCCAGACGCCAGCCGGCGAATGGATTTATGCCAAGGGCCTGGACCCGGTACTGCTGGCCGGGTTGGCAATGCCCACGCGCAGTCAGCTGGACCAGATTGCGCCAGACAATCCGCTGTTCATTCTCGCCCAGAGCATGCACACCGCATGGGTGAACTCCGCAGCGCTGAGCGCCATGGAAATTGACGAGAGCTCTCCAGTGCCCGGCGAGGGTTCTTACTATGGACGGGATGAAAATGGACGCCTCAATGGCATACTGGTGGAGAAGCCCGCGCTGGAGCCGTTTATTGCGTCGCATAAAAATCCGCTGAAGGTCACCGCAGCCTATGAAGCGGAGCTGGATGACCTGCGCAGTGCCGGCTATACCAGCGTCGCCTCACTGGGGTTCAATGTACCCGCGTGGCTGGCGAAGTGGGCATCCAGCGATGATCTGCAGCCCCGCATTCGTCAGTTTTTCTATTATCGCGGGGAGAACCTCACCAGGCTGGAAGGTTCTCCGAAAAAGGAGAGCGATTATTTCCGCGTGCTCGGGGCAAAGTTCTGGTATGACGGCTCCCCGTACAGCGGCAGTATGGTGGTGGACCAACCCTACCAAGACAGCGACCTCAGTAAGCAACTGGGTATTGCCCACGGCAGCCACGGCGAGCCGGTCATTGGCGCCGGGGAATTTCGTGCACAGCTCCATGCGCACCACCAGCGCGGCTGGCAAACTGCAACCCACGTGCAGGGCGACCGCGCCGCGCGTGAGTTTCTGCAGATTCTCGAAAAAGAATTCGACAGCCTGTCACCGGCCGGCCGCCAGCAGTTTATTGCCCGCCGCCACCGGCTTGAACACGGTCTGCTGCTGAAAAAATCCCAGCTGCCCGCGCTGAACAAACTCGGCGTGACCCCCAGCTTCCATATCAACCATCTCTACTACTATGGTGATGCGCTGAACGGGCAGTTACTGGGCGCGCAGCGAGCGCAGAGTGTGCTGCCGGTGAAAACCGCGTTTGAACTGGGCATGCACCCCACCCTGCATGCGGATAGCCCGATGTTCCCGGCAGACCCTTTCAGTCTGATGCAAACAGCCATTACCCGCAGCACCCGCACAGGTACCGTGCTGGGCGCCGACGAGGCGCTGACCCCGATTCAGGCCCTGCGCGCGATGACCATCAATGGTGCCTGGCAGCTGGGAATGGAAAAAGAGATCGGCAGCCTGGAAACCGGCAAGTGGGCAGATTTGGTGATTGTGGATCGCAACCCACTGCAGACACCAGTGGCCCGGTGGCGCGACATTCAAGTGGTGCGATCGATGATTGGCGGGCGCGACTAG
- a CDS encoding sensor histidine kinase translates to MTSSRPAQAAGIIAQQIREIAPGGKDSARPENAPFLPDLCSVTSVAVLVLMGELLALVLVLATDGLNPFNWQRLGLVSLTVQWAILPSAAILCRLRPRLARGSHKVAAALSYTTVLVVLACVLLVQHWWLADMAGTAIDYWTLLANLLVGAICAGVVLRYAYVQQQLHNQQKAELGARIEALQSRIRPHFLFNSMNSLASLIAVDAERAEKLVEDLSALFRASLADSKMVPLEQEVSLAKHYLEIESLRLGDRLQTSWHIGDLSEQAQLPSMLLQPLLENAVLHGVARLRGGGEIEIAIRQELAGRQNVIGSRTRELLLSIHNPVADFETENNRNAHVGNGMAMENIRQRLAAFYGDRFRFSAEIRDGKYRVEMRLPLNAGAETRTTEPVTAPAAAEVAQ, encoded by the coding sequence ATGACATCTTCCCGGCCCGCGCAAGCGGCGGGCATTATAGCGCAGCAAATTCGTGAAATTGCCCCCGGGGGCAAAGATTCTGCGCGTCCAGAGAATGCCCCCTTCCTGCCGGACCTCTGCAGCGTGACCAGTGTCGCCGTGCTGGTGCTGATGGGCGAGCTGCTGGCACTGGTACTGGTGCTGGCCACCGATGGGCTCAACCCGTTCAACTGGCAGCGCCTGGGGCTGGTGTCTCTCACGGTACAGTGGGCGATCCTGCCGTCTGCCGCCATCCTGTGCCGGCTGCGCCCACGGCTCGCCCGCGGCTCGCACAAAGTTGCCGCCGCACTGAGCTACACCACGGTGCTTGTGGTGCTCGCGTGCGTGTTGCTGGTGCAGCACTGGTGGCTGGCCGATATGGCGGGTACCGCGATCGATTACTGGACACTGCTGGCCAACCTGCTGGTGGGCGCGATTTGTGCGGGTGTGGTACTGCGCTATGCGTACGTGCAGCAACAATTACACAACCAGCAAAAGGCGGAACTGGGCGCGCGTATCGAAGCGCTGCAATCACGCATTCGCCCGCACTTCCTGTTCAACAGTATGAACAGCCTCGCCAGCCTGATTGCGGTGGATGCGGAGCGCGCGGAAAAGCTGGTGGAAGATCTTTCGGCATTATTCCGCGCTTCACTCGCGGACTCGAAAATGGTGCCGCTTGAGCAGGAAGTTTCGCTGGCGAAACACTACTTGGAAATAGAATCCCTTCGTCTCGGTGATCGGCTGCAAACCTCGTGGCATATCGGCGACCTGTCAGAGCAGGCGCAACTGCCTTCCATGCTGTTGCAGCCATTACTGGAAAATGCGGTGCTGCACGGAGTGGCGCGTTTGCGCGGCGGCGGCGAGATAGAAATTGCGATCCGTCAGGAGCTGGCTGGTCGTCAAAATGTCATTGGCAGTCGCACACGCGAACTGCTATTGTCGATTCATAATCCTGTTGCAGATTTTGAGACGGAAAATAACCGCAATGCCCACGTTGGCAACGGTATGGCGATGGAAAATATTCGCCAGCGTCTCGCAGCGTTTTACGGCGATCGTTTTCGCTTCAGTGCGGAGATACGCGACGGAAAATACCGCGTGGAAATGCGGCTGCCGTTAAACGCCGGGGCGGAAACCAGAACAACTGAGCCAGTAACAGCACCAGCAGCTGCGGAGGTGGCCCAATGA
- a CDS encoding type IV pilus twitching motility protein PilT, whose protein sequence is MDITELLAFSAKQNASDLHLSAGLPPMIRVDGDVRRINLPPMEHKQVHGLIYEIMNDKQRKDYEEFLETDFSFEVPGVARFRVNAFNHNRGAGAVFRTIPSKVLTMEDLGMGQVFKQISDTPRGLVLVTGPTGSGKSTSLAAMIDYINDNKYEHILTVEDPIEFVHESKKCLVNQREVHRDTHGFSEALRSALREDPDIILVGEMRDLETIRLALTAAETGHLVFGTLHTTSAAKTIDRVVDVFPAQEKAMVRSMLSESLQAVISQTLLKRNGGGRVAAHEIMRGTPAIRNLIREDKIAQMYSAIQTGASVGMQTMDQCLQDLVEKRIISREVAREKAKMPENF, encoded by the coding sequence ATGGACATTACAGAACTCCTCGCCTTCAGCGCCAAGCAAAACGCCTCGGACTTGCACCTCTCGGCAGGTCTGCCCCCGATGATCCGGGTAGACGGCGACGTGCGCCGCATCAACCTGCCTCCGATGGAGCACAAGCAGGTTCACGGCCTGATCTACGAGATCATGAACGACAAGCAGCGCAAGGACTACGAAGAGTTCCTCGAGACCGACTTCTCCTTCGAAGTCCCGGGCGTGGCGCGCTTTCGTGTGAACGCGTTCAACCACAACCGCGGCGCCGGCGCCGTATTCCGGACCATTCCCTCCAAGGTACTCACCATGGAAGACCTGGGGATGGGCCAGGTGTTCAAGCAGATCTCCGACACCCCCCGCGGCCTGGTTCTGGTGACCGGCCCTACCGGTTCCGGTAAGTCCACCAGCCTCGCGGCAATGATCGACTACATCAACGACAACAAGTACGAGCACATCCTCACGGTCGAAGACCCGATCGAATTCGTGCACGAATCCAAGAAGTGCCTGGTCAACCAGCGGGAAGTCCACCGCGACACCCACGGCTTCTCCGAAGCACTGCGCTCGGCACTGCGTGAAGACCCGGACATCATCCTCGTGGGTGAGATGCGGGACCTCGAGACCATCCGTCTGGCGCTGACCGCCGCGGAAACCGGTCACCTGGTATTCGGTACCCTGCACACCACCTCCGCGGCCAAAACCATCGACCGTGTTGTCGACGTGTTCCCGGCGCAGGAAAAAGCCATGGTGCGCTCCATGTTGTCGGAATCCCTGCAGGCAGTAATCTCGCAGACCCTGCTCAAGCGCAACGGCGGTGGCCGTGTGGCCGCCCACGAAATCATGCGCGGCACCCCGGCCATCCGGAACCTCATCCGCGAAGACAAGATCGCGCAGATGTACTCCGCCATCCAGACCGGGGCCAGTGTGGGCATGCAGACCATGGACCAATGCCTGCAGGACCTGGTGGAAAAACGCATCATCAGCCGAGAAGTAGCGCGCGAAAAAGCGAAAATGCCGGAGAATTTCTAA